One window of the Tissierella sp. genome contains the following:
- a CDS encoding ABC transporter substrate-binding protein — MKNKKALLLILVIVLIAGSLAGCKSKENDKPIARIEDNSKEIESISTSTEDMMDEYGIIITDDTVQFTDGRNEEVTINKNPERAVVLFASFANIWVRNGGDMVGMVEPSNEDFIPGTDHVETLGKQGSISLEKVIALEPDLVVLSYNTKSHLDMIPALEENNIPIMVLDYQFKDDYFKISKIFAALNDNMEVYEQDTKVVKEETQRIIDNVPKDKELKVLIIMATKNNINARNSETTIGEMFKDLNTINIADSSNDTLSDKNFSLEKIIEEDPDFIFVQAMGSDMAAIEERLINDVKSNPAWSSLSAVKNDRYILLDKSLYTYKANERYAEAYEELAKILYPEVFK, encoded by the coding sequence ATGAAAAATAAAAAAGCATTATTATTAATACTAGTCATAGTACTAATAGCAGGAAGCTTGGCAGGGTGTAAATCTAAGGAAAATGATAAACCAATAGCTAGGATTGAAGACAACAGTAAAGAAATTGAATCTATTTCCACTTCAACTGAAGATATGATGGATGAATATGGAATCATAATTACAGATGATACAGTACAATTTACTGATGGAAGAAATGAGGAAGTTACAATAAATAAGAATCCTGAAAGAGCAGTAGTACTTTTTGCATCTTTTGCAAATATTTGGGTTAGAAATGGAGGAGATATGGTAGGAATGGTGGAGCCTTCAAATGAAGACTTTATACCAGGAACTGACCATGTGGAAACACTTGGCAAGCAAGGTTCCATAAGTCTTGAGAAAGTTATAGCATTAGAGCCTGATTTAGTAGTTTTAAGCTATAATACGAAATCACATCTTGACATGATTCCAGCCCTAGAAGAAAATAACATTCCAATCATGGTATTGGATTATCAATTTAAAGATGATTATTTTAAAATATCTAAGATATTTGCAGCATTAAACGACAATATGGAAGTATATGAGCAAGATACAAAAGTTGTAAAAGAAGAAACTCAAAGAATAATCGATAATGTTCCTAAGGACAAAGAATTAAAAGTACTTATTATAATGGCGACAAAAAATAATATCAATGCTAGGAATTCAGAAACCACAATAGGAGAAATGTTTAAAGATCTCAATACCATAAATATAGCAGATTCATCAAATGATACCTTAAGTGATAAGAACTTTAGTCTTGAAAAGATTATTGAAGAGGATCCCGATTTTATTTTCGTACAAGCCATGGGGTCTGATATGGCAGCAATTGAAGAAAGATTAATAAATGATGTTAAATCAAATCCTGCATGGTCATCTTTATCAGCAGTAAAAAATGATAGATATATATTATTAGATAAAAGTTTATATACCTATAAGGCAAATGAAAGATATGCAGAAGCCTATGAAGAATTAGCAAAGATTCTATATCCAGAGGTATTTAAATAA
- a CDS encoding iron ABC transporter permease, whose protein sequence is MIKYIENESKKTIILGVFILLFIVSFFFSVGNGAVKISPLSIIKSIFVEQDTTNFQIIWNVRLPRTIVAALVGICLSLSGAILQGIMRNPLAGPNIIGVSSGGGFFALIILIIFPQYYYLVPIGAFIGALSATLFIYSLAWKEGVLPTRLVLAGVAVSSLFSAGSNGLMTFFPDRVQGVLGFMVGGLSAITWKDVRMILPYAILGVILLLFLPDKLNILMLGDEVATGLGLKVERTRFLFIIISSLLAGAAVSVVGLLGFVGLIVPHMARLFVGSDYRYLFPGTLFFGGSIVMICDTLARILFAPTEIPVGIIMSALGAPFFLYLLRKKEVAK, encoded by the coding sequence ATGATTAAGTATATTGAAAATGAATCTAAAAAGACTATAATCCTAGGCGTTTTTATACTATTATTCATAGTGAGTTTCTTTTTTAGCGTTGGTAATGGAGCAGTGAAAATTAGTCCTTTAAGTATAATTAAGTCCATATTTGTTGAACAGGATACAACTAATTTTCAAATAATATGGAATGTAAGACTACCAAGAACCATAGTTGCAGCCTTAGTAGGCATATGTTTATCATTGTCCGGTGCAATACTTCAAGGAATTATGAGAAATCCCCTGGCAGGACCCAATATCATAGGAGTTTCCTCCGGGGGAGGCTTCTTTGCTTTAATTATTCTAATAATCTTCCCACAATATTATTACTTAGTGCCAATAGGAGCTTTTATTGGAGCCTTATCAGCCACATTATTTATATATTCCTTGGCATGGAAAGAAGGTGTACTTCCTACAAGGCTGGTACTAGCAGGAGTAGCAGTATCATCGCTCTTTAGTGCAGGTAGCAATGGGCTTATGACATTTTTCCCAGATAGAGTACAAGGGGTCTTAGGATTTATGGTGGGAGGATTATCTGCTATTACTTGGAAGGATGTAAGGATGATTCTACCCTATGCAATACTAGGAGTCATACTATTGCTATTTTTACCAGATAAATTAAATATTCTTATGTTAGGTGATGAAGTAGCCACGGGTCTAGGATTAAAGGTAGAGAGGACAAGATTTCTATTTATTATAATCTCATCTTTATTGGCAGGAGCAGCTGTATCTGTAGTAGGTTTATTGGGATTTGTTGGCCTTATAGTACCTCATATGGCTAGATTATTTGTTGGATCAGATTATAGATATCTTTTTCCAGGAACCCTTTTCTTTGGCGGATCCATTGTGATGATATGTGACACTTTAGCTAGAATATTATTTGCGCCAACTGAAATTCCAGTGGGGATTATTATGTCAGCATTAGGAGCACCTTTCTTTCTTTATTTATTGAGAAAAAAGGAGGTAGCTAAGTAA
- a CDS encoding ABC transporter ATP-binding protein, with protein sequence MGIEAVNLQIKYGDKLVLKDANVKINSGEIVTIIGPNGSGKTTLIKALSRCLRPHTGRIFLNGKDIYKIPTKEIAREMAILPQVKNVSQDITVESLVSYGRYPHLSFKKRMSKDDKSIIDWAIEKTGLIELRNRHVVTLSGGERQRAWIAMALAQNPKILILDEPTTYLDISYQLEVLELVKELNQSLGITVIMVLHDLNQAARYSDNIYVIKDGEIFQYGKPDSIIRSELLKDVFRIESNIYKDEVNNCPYFIPNKIV encoded by the coding sequence ATGGGGATAGAAGCTGTAAACTTACAAATTAAATATGGAGACAAATTAGTATTGAAAGATGCCAATGTAAAAATAAATAGTGGTGAAATAGTTACAATTATTGGACCAAACGGCTCAGGAAAAACTACACTTATTAAAGCACTGTCAAGATGCCTAAGACCACATACAGGAAGGATATTCCTTAATGGAAAGGATATATATAAAATACCAACCAAGGAAATAGCCAGGGAGATGGCCATATTACCACAGGTAAAGAATGTATCTCAAGATATCACTGTAGAAAGTTTAGTTTCCTATGGAAGATACCCTCATCTAAGTTTTAAAAAAAGAATGAGTAAGGATGATAAAAGTATAATCGATTGGGCTATTGAAAAGACTGGACTTATAGAACTTAGAAATAGACATGTAGTTACTTTATCAGGTGGAGAAAGACAAAGAGCTTGGATTGCCATGGCTTTAGCACAAAACCCAAAGATATTAATTCTTGATGAGCCAACTACTTATTTAGACATATCCTATCAATTGGAAGTATTGGAACTAGTAAAGGAATTAAACCAATCCTTAGGTATTACAGTTATTATGGTTTTACATGATTTAAATCAAGCAGCAAGATATTCAGATAATATTTATGTAATAAAAGATGGAGAGATTTTTCAATACGGGAAGCCAGATAGTATTATAAGATCAGAATTATTAAAGGATGTATTTAGAATAGAGTCTAATATATACAAGGATGAAGTAAATAATTGTCCATATTTTATACCAAATAAGATCGTGTAA
- a CDS encoding histidinol-phosphate transaminase — protein MEHGGDLLSYENCYNGELIDYSSNINPLGPPKGLEKVLIDSFKDLEAYPDIKYRKLKEAISQYLNCSIANIVVGNGAVELIDNFIDISNRVLICTPSFSEYEKRAIVHKKEVIRVPYNLDYTIDSLTIGNKIQKDDLVILGNPNNPTGLRIDKVELIMLYNSIVKSGAYLLLDEAFFEFCPIDYDSIELFRQSNYENLGIIRAATKFFALPGIRLGYGCTSISLAERISKIQLPWSVNSLAESAGRYIFKDKEYIDESKKYIDNERKYMIAELSRISSIKVYHTESNYILVKLLKWDEEFVFDFFVKRGIVIRKCSSFIDLDTKHIRLAIKSREDNMRLIEIFKELECI, from the coding sequence TTGGAACATGGAGGAGATTTATTATCCTATGAAAATTGCTATAATGGAGAGTTAATAGATTATAGCAGCAATATAAATCCCTTAGGACCACCAAAGGGATTAGAGAAAGTGCTCATAGATAGCTTCAAAGATTTAGAGGCATATCCAGACATAAAGTATAGAAAGCTAAAAGAAGCTATATCTCAATATTTAAATTGTAGTATTGCTAATATAGTAGTTGGAAATGGTGCAGTAGAGCTAATTGACAATTTTATAGACATATCCAATAGAGTGTTGATTTGTACTCCATCCTTTTCTGAATATGAGAAAAGAGCTATTGTTCATAAAAAGGAAGTCATTAGAGTTCCATATAATTTAGATTATACAATAGATAGCTTAACTATAGGAAATAAGATTCAAAAAGATGATCTAGTAATATTAGGTAATCCCAACAATCCAACAGGCCTAAGAATTGATAAAGTAGAATTGATAATGTTATATAATAGCATTGTAAAATCTGGAGCATATTTATTATTAGATGAGGCATTCTTTGAGTTCTGTCCTATAGACTATGATAGTATAGAGCTTTTTAGACAAAGTAATTATGAAAATCTAGGTATTATAAGAGCTGCAACAAAATTCTTTGCATTACCTGGCATAAGACTAGGCTATGGTTGCACATCTATATCTTTAGCTGAAAGGATATCTAAAATTCAGTTACCTTGGAGCGTTAATTCCTTGGCAGAATCAGCAGGAAGATACATATTTAAAGACAAAGAATATATAGATGAAAGTAAAAAGTATATAGATAATGAAAGAAAGTACATGATCGCAGAACTATCAAGGATTTCCAGTATAAAGGTATATCATACAGAAAGCAATTATATTTTAGTTAAGTTACTAAAATGGGATGAAGAATTTGTATTTGATTTTTTCGTAAAAAGAGGAATAGTAATAAGGAAATGTTCAAGTTTCATTGATCTTGATACAAAGCATATTAGACTTGCCATAAAGAGCAGGGAAGATAATATGAGACTTATAGAAATCTTTAAAGAACTGGAGTGTATATAA
- a CDS encoding cobyrinate a,c-diamide synthase produces the protein MESIMITAPSSNTGKTTITLGLTRAIKNRGIDISAFKTGPDFIDRKYLEVASKKRAGNLDMHLMGRKGIKESMAMNYGEYALIEGAMGYFDGIYNTFENSSFHISKELDIPAILVYSPQGEMFSAIPKIKGIVEFPDSKIRGIILNKVSKEMYLLLKEKIEEYIDVKVLGYLPKDLSLEVESRYLGLMQIYENTNCEEFMSKVAETVEKTIDIDLLLDLARDVEIIPNKSLKKRDIRVAIAYDDAFNFYYNENLNLLENTCKVEYFSPLKDKEIPEADIIYIGGGYPELYKEELSSNTDMINTIRKNAMKGRIILAEAGGLMYLVSSIEDYPMCNIFTGNAVMTDRLQRFGYVNLELKQDTILGKKGSIITGNEYHRSAIHINDSTVFNITKPMNNKKTWQCGYIYKNVLAYYQHINFLGNMECFEYLLSYAENHSKGE, from the coding sequence ATGGAATCTATAATGATTACTGCTCCATCTAGTAATACCGGTAAAACCACTATTACCCTTGGATTAACTAGGGCAATAAAAAATAGGGGAATAGATATATCTGCTTTTAAAACGGGCCCAGATTTTATCGATAGAAAGTATTTAGAAGTGGCTTCAAAGAAACGGGCTGGAAATCTTGATATGCATTTAATGGGAAGAAAAGGAATTAAAGAATCTATGGCCATGAATTATGGAGAATATGCCTTAATAGAGGGAGCCATGGGATATTTTGATGGCATATATAATACCTTTGAAAACTCCAGTTTTCATATATCTAAGGAACTGGACATACCTGCCATTTTAGTATATAGCCCTCAAGGAGAGATGTTTTCAGCCATTCCAAAAATAAAGGGGATAGTAGAATTTCCAGATTCAAAGATTAGAGGAATTATACTCAATAAAGTAAGCAAGGAGATGTACTTACTATTAAAGGAGAAAATAGAGGAATACATAGATGTAAAAGTATTAGGCTATCTTCCAAAAGATTTATCCCTAGAAGTAGAAAGTAGATATCTTGGCTTAATGCAAATTTATGAAAATACTAATTGTGAAGAATTTATGTCTAAAGTAGCTGAAACTGTGGAAAAGACCATAGATATAGATTTGCTTTTAGACTTAGCTAGAGATGTAGAGATTATTCCCAATAAAAGTCTGAAAAAAAGGGATATAAGAGTTGCCATAGCCTATGATGATGCCTTTAACTTTTATTATAATGAAAATTTAAATTTACTAGAAAATACATGTAAAGTAGAATATTTTTCTCCTCTTAAAGATAAGGAAATCCCAGAAGCGGATATTATATATATTGGGGGCGGATATCCAGAGCTGTATAAGGAGGAATTATCATCAAATACAGATATGATAAATACCATAAGAAAAAATGCTATGAAGGGTAGGATAATATTAGCTGAGGCAGGGGGTCTTATGTATCTAGTATCCTCAATAGAAGATTATCCAATGTGCAACATATTTACAGGAAATGCAGTTATGACAGATAGGCTACAAAGATTTGGATATGTGAATTTGGAATTAAAGCAAGATACCATATTGGGCAAGAAGGGCAGTATAATTACTGGAAATGAATATCATCGTTCTGCCATACACATAAATGATTCAACTGTATTTAATATTACTAAGCCAATGAATAATAAAAAAACATGGCAATGTGGATATATATATAAGAATGTATTGGCATATTACCAGCATATTAATTTCCTTGGAAATATGGAGTGCTTTGAATATTTACTGAGTTATGCAGAAAATCATAGCAAAGGAGAATAA
- a CDS encoding precorrin-8X methylmutase encodes MYIKNPMEIENKSMDIIDEVMGDTNFSEEEKIIAKRMIHTTGDFDYRNIIVFKNNFIEEAKKVILEKNIIFTDTKMASIGINKPALNKSGCELKCYIDDERVFALSKELGTTRSACAVDLAVKDGVEVFVIGNAPTALFRILELVKEGKVNPKLIVGVPVGFVGAAESKEYLREFNIPSISTVGNKGGSNVAASIINALLYMVVGR; translated from the coding sequence ATGTATATTAAAAATCCTATGGAAATAGAAAATAAGAGCATGGATATTATCGATGAGGTCATGGGAGATACTAATTTCTCAGAGGAAGAAAAAATAATTGCAAAGAGAATGATTCATACTACTGGAGATTTTGATTATAGGAATATAATTGTATTTAAAAATAATTTTATTGAAGAGGCAAAAAAGGTTATTTTAGAAAAAAATATTATATTTACAGATACAAAGATGGCCTCTATTGGAATCAACAAGCCAGCCCTTAATAAATCGGGGTGTGAATTAAAATGCTATATAGATGATGAACGAGTTTTTGCTCTATCTAAAGAGTTGGGAACTACAAGGTCTGCCTGTGCAGTGGATTTAGCTGTTAAAGATGGGGTGGAAGTATTTGTCATTGGCAATGCACCTACTGCCTTGTTTAGGATATTGGAGTTAGTTAAAGAAGGTAAGGTCAATCCAAAACTAATAGTAGGAGTCCCTGTTGGCTTTGTAGGTGCGGCAGAGTCAAAGGAATATTTAAGAGAGTTTAATATACCATCAATATCCACCGTAGGAAATAAGGGTGGAAGTAATGTAGCAGCTTCCATTATCAATGCCCTATTATATATGGTGGTAGGCAGATGA
- the cbiD gene encoding cobalt-precorrin-5B (C(1))-methyltransferase CbiD: MTLDLYVIKEGKSLRCGYTTGSCAAAATKAAAIMLETGGIIKYVEIDTPADVRLKLEVTNPFIEDNIAICSIVKDAGDDPDNTDGIEIFAEVRKREDGKINIDGGTGIGRIKRKGLFGKVGEAAINPIPREMIQKELKEVSNSGYDVLIFSPHGEIIGKKTFNENIGIEGGISIIGTKGIVYPMSEEALIKTIYMEVDMAEETYGKDHIVLVPGNYGEKISESMGIHKPMVKVSNFFGDSLLYVYHKGFKSITLIGHIGKFAKLSIGVFNTHSKVCDGRMEAFIYYLSLMGAPMELLNRVNNSITAEEGLNICIEAGYGHVKKHMEKGAEDRIRKYLKDESYNIKVIIYSMERGVSIC; this comes from the coding sequence ATGACCTTAGATTTATATGTAATTAAGGAAGGGAAGAGTTTGAGATGTGGATATACTACAGGTTCCTGTGCAGCTGCAGCAACTAAGGCTGCTGCCATTATGCTTGAAACAGGTGGGATAATAAAATATGTTGAGATAGATACACCTGCAGATGTTAGATTAAAGCTTGAAGTGACAAATCCATTTATCGAAGATAATATAGCAATCTGCTCTATTGTCAAAGATGCTGGAGATGACCCTGATAATACTGATGGGATAGAAATATTTGCAGAAGTCAGAAAAAGGGAAGATGGAAAGATAAATATAGATGGGGGAACAGGGATTGGAAGAATAAAAAGAAAAGGCCTATTTGGTAAGGTAGGAGAAGCAGCTATCAATCCAATACCTAGAGAGATGATTCAAAAAGAATTAAAAGAAGTCTCAAATAGTGGATATGATGTACTTATATTTTCACCCCATGGTGAGATTATTGGGAAAAAGACATTTAATGAAAATATAGGGATTGAAGGTGGAATCTCTATTATAGGAACTAAAGGTATAGTGTATCCAATGTCTGAGGAAGCCCTAATAAAAACCATTTATATGGAAGTGGATATGGCAGAGGAGACATACGGAAAAGATCATATAGTTCTGGTACCAGGGAATTATGGAGAAAAGATATCTGAATCAATGGGTATCCATAAGCCCATGGTAAAGGTTTCTAATTTTTTTGGGGATAGTCTTTTATATGTATATCATAAGGGATTTAAGTCCATTACCTTAATAGGTCATATAGGCAAATTTGCAAAATTATCTATAGGAGTATTTAATACTCACAGTAAAGTATGTGATGGAAGAATGGAAGCCTTTATCTACTATTTATCATTAATGGGAGCACCAATGGAATTACTAAATAGAGTAAACAACTCAATTACAGCTGAGGAAGGCTTAAATATCTGCATAGAAGCAGGATATGGTCATGTTAAAAAGCATATGGAAAAGGGTGCAGAAGATAGAATAAGAAAATATCTAAAGGATGAAAGCTATAATATTAAGGTAATCATCTATTCCATGGAAAGGGGAGTGAGCATATGCTGA
- the cbiE gene encoding precorrin-6y C5,15-methyltransferase (decarboxylating) subunit CbiE: MLTIAGVGPGNPRYLTYDVREKIEEAEYILGFGRVANSLTDIRDDIVQVNKVDEILNYIDKDKETLLLASGDPNFFGIVDFIKRKEIPIKEVLPGISSFQYMLAKLQKPWQESFFLSLHGRSEELKEIKGKKLTILLIDKDNTASNISKELYGLGIRGKIYTGFNLSYDDEKVIIKNIGEEIEDVSSLGVVVIENEMD; encoded by the coding sequence ATGCTGACTATAGCAGGTGTAGGACCAGGGAATCCCAGATATTTAACCTATGATGTTAGAGAGAAAATAGAGGAAGCAGAGTATATACTGGGATTTGGTAGAGTTGCAAACTCATTAACTGATATCCGAGATGATATTGTGCAAGTAAATAAAGTGGATGAAATATTAAACTATATAGATAAAGACAAAGAAACTCTTTTACTTGCCTCAGGAGATCCGAATTTTTTTGGTATAGTAGATTTTATTAAAAGAAAAGAAATACCTATAAAAGAGGTCTTACCTGGCATATCTTCATTCCAATATATGCTGGCAAAACTTCAAAAACCATGGCAGGAATCATTTTTTTTGTCCCTCCACGGAAGAAGTGAGGAATTAAAAGAAATTAAGGGAAAGAAACTTACTATATTACTTATAGATAAGGATAATACGGCAAGCAATATATCAAAGGAACTTTATGGATTAGGAATTAGGGGAAAAATTTATACAGGATTCAATCTATCCTATGATGATGAAAAAGTAATTATCAAAAATATTGGAGAAGAAATAGAAGATGTATCTTCCCTAGGAGTGGTGGTTATTGAAAATGAAATGGATTAA
- the cbiT gene encoding precorrin-6Y C5,15-methyltransferase (decarboxylating) subunit CbiT: MKWIKDEEFMRGNIPMTKFNIRVLTMGYLAIEEGDRLLDIGAGTGSISIEAALHGAKVCAIEKEKEGIELIGINSKNFGTDIHLIHGQAPDALPTDRFNKCFIGGSASKLEEIFLYLEENLEGKGIVCGNFITLKNLNKFIEFLNKYNYKDIEVQLIQASVMDKIGLLKGQNPIFIVKGVKSND, encoded by the coding sequence ATGAAATGGATTAAAGATGAGGAATTCATGAGAGGCAATATTCCCATGACTAAATTTAATATCAGGGTACTAACAATGGGATACTTAGCCATAGAAGAAGGAGATAGACTACTGGACATTGGAGCAGGGACAGGCTCTATATCCATAGAAGCAGCCCTTCATGGAGCTAAAGTTTGTGCAATAGAAAAGGAAAAAGAGGGCATAGAACTAATAGGGATTAATAGTAAAAACTTTGGCACAGATATTCATTTAATACATGGACAAGCTCCAGATGCCCTTCCCACAGATAGATTTAATAAATGCTTTATAGGAGGCTCTGCTAGCAAATTAGAAGAAATATTCTTATATCTAGAAGAAAATCTAGAGGGCAAGGGAATCGTATGTGGGAATTTCATAACCTTGAAAAATCTAAATAAGTTCATTGAATTTTTAAACAAATATAACTACAAAGATATAGAAGTACAATTAATCCAAGCATCAGTCATGGACAAAATAGGACTATTAAAAGGGCAAAATCCAATCTTTATAGTAAAAGGAGTGAAATCTAATGATTAG
- the cobM gene encoding precorrin-4 C(11)-methyltransferase has translation MISFVGAGPGNVDLITVKGRKLLEEADVVIYAGSLVSKEHLEFCKGEVQLHNSASMTLEEVIEVMEDSTKKDLKLVRLHTGDPTIYGAIREQMDLLDNKGISYEVIPGVSSFTAACASIKKELTLPDVSQTIILTRIEGHTPVPEEEDLESLAKHRASMAIFLSVQEIHRVVEKLIKGYGSDDVPVAIVYKATWEDEKIIFGTLKDIEEKVKKEGINKMAQILVGDFIEGDYERSKLYDPSFTHKFRSASK, from the coding sequence ATGATTAGTTTTGTAGGTGCAGGACCAGGAAATGTAGATTTAATTACAGTAAAAGGAAGAAAGCTCTTAGAAGAGGCAGATGTAGTCATATATGCAGGTTCATTAGTATCCAAAGAACATTTAGAATTTTGCAAAGGAGAAGTTCAATTGCATAATTCAGCTTCAATGACATTAGAAGAGGTAATTGAAGTAATGGAAGACTCAACAAAGAAAGATCTAAAGCTAGTTAGACTTCATACAGGAGATCCTACAATTTATGGAGCCATAAGAGAGCAAATGGATTTGTTAGATAATAAGGGTATTTCCTATGAGGTTATACCAGGAGTCAGCTCATTTACAGCTGCTTGTGCATCTATTAAAAAGGAGTTGACACTTCCTGATGTATCTCAGACCATAATACTAACTCGAATAGAAGGCCACACTCCAGTACCTGAGGAGGAGGACCTTGAATCTTTGGCTAAGCATAGAGCTTCAATGGCAATATTCCTTTCAGTACAAGAAATTCATAGAGTAGTTGAGAAACTAATAAAGGGATATGGCAGTGATGATGTGCCAGTTGCCATAGTGTATAAAGCAACATGGGAGGATGAAAAAATTATATTTGGTACTCTTAAGGATATTGAAGAAAAGGTAAAAAAAGAAGGGATCAATAAGATGGCTCAAATTTTAGTTGGTGATTTTATAGAAGGGGATTACGAAAGATCAAAGCTATATGATCCAAGTTTTACACATAAATTCAGGAGTGCATCAAAATGA
- the cbiG gene encoding cobalt-precorrin 5A hydrolase: MKIACLSFTEKGKILGDKLKSLDIESKFHVIHHLYNKDIHGGIKGFLSSSWDEYDGFVFISSTGIAVRMINPYIKDKSIDPAIVVIDDCGRFSISLLSGHLGGANELSKWIGEMINAIPVITTASDNRNIESLDMFAQKNKYYIEDMEAIKNITAMMVNGKSIAFYSEEDKIIDYPNLQVLSLKDVILNEITSGVEGMIIISSANLENQDNDIPIAYLRPKNINIGIGCRKGIEGRRIIEAIETTLGQVNLSDRSIKAIGTVEVKKDEKGIIEAAEYFNCPMKIFTIDEIKEVEDNFDKSQFVKDTIGVYSVSEPAAYLLGGNLIAKKAKYNGITISISKDIGSINFYEKDNK, translated from the coding sequence ATGAAAATAGCTTGTTTGTCATTTACTGAAAAAGGTAAAATTCTAGGTGATAAACTGAAATCTTTAGATATAGAGAGCAAATTTCATGTAATTCATCATCTTTATAATAAGGATATACATGGTGGAATAAAAGGTTTTTTGAGCAGTTCTTGGGATGAATATGATGGCTTTGTATTTATTTCTTCTACTGGAATAGCTGTAAGGATGATAAATCCATATATAAAGGATAAAAGCATAGATCCAGCAATTGTGGTAATAGACGATTGTGGAAGATTTTCCATATCCCTATTATCAGGGCATTTAGGTGGAGCAAATGAATTATCCAAATGGATAGGGGAAATGATAAATGCCATTCCTGTCATTACCACAGCATCTGATAATAGAAATATAGAGTCTTTAGATATGTTTGCTCAGAAAAATAAATATTATATAGAAGATATGGAAGCTATAAAAAATATTACAGCAATGATGGTAAATGGTAAAAGCATTGCTTTCTACTCTGAAGAGGACAAAATAATAGATTATCCTAATCTTCAAGTTTTATCATTGAAAGATGTTATTCTGAATGAAATTACCTCTGGCGTAGAGGGCATGATTATAATTAGTTCAGCAAATTTAGAAAATCAGGACAATGATATTCCAATAGCATATTTGAGACCTAAAAATATTAATATTGGTATAGGTTGTAGGAAAGGTATAGAAGGAAGAAGAATTATTGAGGCAATAGAGACAACCCTTGGGCAAGTAAATTTATCCGATAGGAGTATCAAGGCCATTGGAACAGTTGAAGTAAAAAAAGATGAAAAAGGAATTATTGAGGCAGCGGAGTACTTCAATTGTCCAATGAAGATATTTACCATTGATGAAATAAAAGAAGTAGAAGATAATTTTGACAAGTCTCAGTTTGTTAAGGATACCATAGGAGTTTATTCAGTTTCTGAGCCCGCAGCATACTTGCTTGGAGGAAATTTAATTGCAAAAAAAGCTAAATATAATGGTATTACAATATCTATATCAAAGGACATAGGAAGTATTAATTTCTATGAGAAGGATAATAAATAA